Genomic window (Oryza sativa Japonica Group chromosome 3, ASM3414082v1):
AGCACGAGGATGGAGTCCAATAACCGGGCGGGCGCGGCATACGGGTACAATGTGTGAAGAAGACAGCGGTGGGCAGTGGCCATCGGATGCCTCCGACGAAAAATACGAAACCCCGCATGCAGGATGTGGTCCGGTAGCCGATCGATGTGGATCGttagttgtgtgtgtgtgtgtgtccgtGGTACGCATGCACGTCCATGTGCTGACATGCATGCGTAGAGACCGTTCAGTCCATGGACCGACCACCTAGCTACGATCTACATACTGTACGGTACTTCGATTCGATCGGCGCCATGCATCATGCATAATGCAGCCACAATACACATGCACATTTCTTATGATATTTTAGTTTCTGATTACATGATTACATCGAACCTGCCAGTATACTACAGTGCACAACTGTGAATACACCTCCTTAACATGAACTTAATCGGTATAGTAGTTCTAAATCTCCCAAAGATATCCGTACTACAGCTCACAAAATTACGTATGCAAAGCGTTCATGGTCCAATACGTCAAGAAAATTACATGGGCCGGGTAGGGGTGAAAATGCGCCCAGCCACATTATTTCGGGACAAATTCGGGATCCGGGATATTTCACGGATATTGGGTCCGAATACGGGTATTTTATGGCAGATATGGGATCGGATTCGAAAATGTAGTATCCTAAGGATATGGTTATCCGGTAAAAAAATCGGGTATATATTACCCGGATAAATATACAGATATTATCTATATTATGTTTTTGTGAGGCACTTTTTAGTATTATGTATTGGTTCTACTATGATGTATTGTACCCTATTTATTTCCTATGTTCCTAATGCCTAATATAATCGTATTATGTATATATGGAATTGTTAAATGGTTATTGTCTATGTGATATATAAGATTGTTCCTTCGACTTGATATCCGAATAAATATTCGTAATCGATAGTGTACGTATCTATTTTGGTACGTATTCATTCCGTATTTTTACCCGACATTATCCGAGTTTATATCCGTATTCGGCATTATCCGTGTCCGACCCGATTCGTcacgcaatttacacgcaatctgtgtaattattatttttatatatttaatacttgacgcatatgttcaaatattcgatgtgatatggtGAAAATTTTTTGCGTGAGAACTAAACAGAGCCTAAGATAATCAACAGTACGGGTAAAGACATTAATGTAACTGAACTGACCTTAATTAATGCAGCAGATGCGCTGACAGCACTGTTACTTATCTGTTCCCGGACTACTGCTAAAGGGTTGACACAGCAGTGATGATACGGGATTAGTAATTAAATAATCAATCATGTGTCAACAGGTATATATAAAACGGGAATAATCAATCATGTGTCAACAGCACTGTTACTCTACTACTTGCTCGCTAACACCGTCGCTAATCAGTTGCAAGGAGTCGAGCTCGCAAGgcggccgggaggaggaggaggtccagGCCCCACGGTGGCTGCCGCTGTCGCCGTGCCGGACAAATCTGCAAAtctgccgcgcgcgcgccaccaCCCTCCTCTACGGCTTCAATAATTCACTCTCACTTGCTCAAATCTTCATCCTCGTTACCTGGCCTACCAAACCTTACAAGAGACAGCCATTTCTTCTCCATCCAATCGTCTCCTCTCCCTCATTCTACCTCAACCTCTCTGCTAGCTCCTCACCTCTACAACAACACATTAATTGACATAGACAGCAGCAGCTCGTCGTCTGCTTCAATtgggagcaggaggaggagaggagaggagcgagGGGGTTGCTGTTGCAGCTGCTGCCCCAGGGGCTCATTACTCGCCAGCGCAGTTATTGCTACCACTGTAGTATACCTTgccactaccaccaccaccttcctcTTGTAATGGAGAGGATGCAGCTGCAAGGGCCCATCGGCTCGCTGGTAAGCTTCCCTGGCCGGGGACGGGGACGGCCACTGCACTGCTGCTACTAGTAGCTAGTAGTAATTGAGCAACCATGTAGCTTCCATTCCTAGTCTCTGCACTGCAGCACATGTAATGCGATGCGATGCAATTCGGCTGTATTAATTGCAttctgctgcttcttcttcttcttcttgcagcTGCTAGGTTGCAACATCTAGCCCTGTCCGCGCTCGCACGCACCATTCAATGCATTCTCGCATGCAACCTGCTGCAGCTGCTTGCATTGTgctgtcttcttcttcttgcatttgcatccATCTCTTTTATGGCGTTGCCGCTGTTTCTGTTTCTTGCTAACGTGCTCAACTCTGCCGGTTCATGGCGATGGCGCGGCGGTGCGGGTGCTAATGGAacagtgggcggcggcggcggcggcggaccagGCGGCCGCCAGCGCCGGCGCTGGTCAGATGCCGTTTCTCGCGCTGCTCCACGGCGCCATGGaagcagacggcggcggcggcggcgacgggaggaagaggcacgccgccgccgccgccttcgcgtcgTGCTGCCCCTGTCCACCGGTCGCCGACCTCGACCTGCTCGAGAGCTGCGtcacgcaggcggcggcgccccccgTCACGGCTCCGGCGACCagggcggagcggaggaggaagaggccgaggccgcgcccgcgcgccgcgccgccgccggagaagcgCAAGAAGCCCGAGGAGGCCGAGAACCAGCGGATGACGCACATCGCCGTGGagcgcaaccgccgccgcctcatgaACGACCACCTCGCCTCCCTCCGATCGCTCATCCCCTCCAACTACATCCCTCGAGTAAATTCCTTCCCGCCATGACGCCGCAATAATATCTCAATTCTCAAGCAAAAAGAAACATCAAAATCTCTCGCAAGTTCTTAGCGATTACTACAATGCAATTGCGGATATAGGGTGACCAGGCGACGGTGGTGGGCGGGGCGATCGACTACGTGAAGCAGCTGGAGCAGCAGCTGGTGGcgctgcaggcggcggcggcggagcggagcggcgtcggcgtggtggcggcggcggccaccgcggcgtCGGACGGCGTGTTCGTGTCCCCGCAGTACACGAGCTACTCCGaagcgcgcggcggcagcggcgtcgacGTGGAGGCGACGGCCGCGGTGGGGGGGCACGTGCGGGTGCGCGTTGCCGGCAGGCGGTGGACCGGGCGGCTcgtgcgcgccgtcgccgccatggagGACCTCCGCCTCACCGTGCTGCACCTCGCCGTCACCTCCGTCGGACATGACGCCGTCGTCTACTGCTTCAACCTCAAGGTCAAAACAACGACAACTCTTCATCACCTTTTACTGCATGTTCCCTCGTTTTTTTAAACCTACATTTGATTTGCCACAAAAGGTAGCCATTTTCTAACTATATTTGATTGCGGTTTCCATCACAAGGAAAAAGGAATATTTCGTTGCTGATTTCAATATTGAAAGGTCACTATTACTAAAAGGCAATTTTCAGCTTAATTCACCtgtaagctactccctccgttttaccaTGTAAGTCATTTAGCAtatcccacattcatattgatgctaatgaatctagaaacggaggaagtatttaaaGCAGATTACTCTAGTTTCTAATGGTTTTCTCTTATAACACGTTTCAattagacattttttttaaaaaaaaacgtagATGGCAATAAAGtataatgaaaatattttatagtatttttttcattataGATTGCGTGCAATCTTAAATATAAACTTTGAAATCAGTCTTTGTCCTTCTTGCCTATGCAAATAGTGATcgatgtttttctctttttttttttaagaaaaagaggATTGAGAACAGTTATATCCAACAAATTAAAATACATTTGTacaaagagggaaaaaaaggtgagctatttttaaatatattttttaacctACTAGACGCATGTGCTCTTTTTTACTTGCATCCGATTGAGCATTTAGGCTGTGGGCCACACGCTAAACCAGATAGCTTATTAGCTATTGTAAACAGAAAAAATGactgtttatttttctttaaaaaaattctatgttGAAagcatttgaaaaaaatacgCCATTTAAATAGTTTGGTAGCTCAAGAAAAGCGATGGAGTGGTTAAACCAACTAGGTAAATCAAACGGTGTCGTCTAATTAGGATTGTTACAACTCATGGATATAAACAGTACCACATAccaataaaataaacaaaatagaTCTCAGAATCAAAATATGAGGAATGCAAAATATGTGCCATTACTTTGCTAGTGCCGTCTATTTTTCTTGCGAGAaccatttaatgatttttagtttggatatatatatactactagtagaaAGAAGTGATTATGTAATAGTAGTATTTGTAGAGAGATGTGTAATGTAGCATGTCGTGCTCGGCGCACCAGTGAGAAAGTGATGGGTAAGCGAATCGATTAATTGTCCCCAGCTCGTTGCAGAGTGTTGCGTGGGATTTCCAACAGATGAGGACCGTGGCTTTCGTACGTTTCTGTTAAAGGATTTTTGGAGTATGCAGATGGAGTGTTCGAATACGATGAGCATCCCAGTACTTGGGTACAGACAGACTGTGCTTAATTTCCAGACAATTACTAATTACAAGCTCCTGCTTTCTTACGTGTCCTTTTCTCTCTTGTCCATGGGGAAAACACAGGATCGGAACAAACGGATACAACCACAAGCCAGTCTTACGTATCCCGAACCATGCATTTCAGAGATAGTATAACAGCTTTTCAGTACTCCTCCGTACTGTCTAATCAAACAAGTAGTTTACTGTGCAATGTGAATATTTTACCTCCGTTTCCTAATATATGACGGtatatcaaacaaaaagaaagaaatgaagagagtatatatatatgatgggtTTATTATTATGTAGGAGTAGCTGAGTATAATGGTGTGTGACATGTTTGAGTGCAGATGGAGGAAGGATGCGagatggcgacggcggacgaggtggcgacggtggtgcaCCAGATCTTCGCGTACGCCGGAGCATGCTGCTGACGCCGATGTACGGGCCGGAACCAAGAGAAGAAGCAAacggtggaggagggaggcaaatgCAAGCAAAACACATGCAACACAGCCAGGGATAAGTCAAATTCGCCGAGGTGGGCAGCAGGACGGACGTACGGCGATGAGctagagagggtgagagagatgagagagattGCTTGCTTGCTATGGTAGCTAGAAGCCGGGAAGGGACCATACATGGCAGGTGGGCCCAAGACCACGGCAGCAGTGGTCACTCCTGGCAGTCTCAGGCTCATGCCGGCCTACTGCTCGAGGAAGACCTCTACTGTAGCAAGAGGGAGAGTGTAAAAGTGCAGAGTAGTGTGTAGCTCGGGGTAATCAAAAGCAAGCTAAGCTAAGCAAAAGCAACCACACGGACCGACCTGTTGTTCATTTGCACCTTTCTCGCCTTGAGCTTGCTTGCATTGCATGAGCGACGCGACGAGATGTTCTCGACAGGCGATCCTATCCTTGTACGCTCTGTAAATACTCCTACACATACAGTAGGAAGTAGAGTACTCTACTGTTGTAATCCTGGATTCCTTGCATGCAAAACTTTCTGCCTGGCTGGTGCCCTGGCTGTAGTTGTGTTTCTCTTTAGGAGTGGCAGGCTTTGCCTCATCTGGTGCTGTAGTCACTAGGAGTACTAGCTAGGTGGAGTACTGTACGTGGCAGCGCAGGGCCAGGGCCTGGGTGGTGGTCAACGGCGATGCCATCATTGCGGAAGCTTTTGCCCCGATTCGGTTTCTGCTGCTCGCGCCCAGTGGTAAAAATGCTCGCACCGGACTACCGGAGGATATTCTGCCATGGCCGTCTCGTCTAGCtagctcccctcccctcccgaaATCATCATCATTCTTCGGCGTGCCGCCTTGgtggcgcacgcgcgcgcggtaCAATCACCCAAACCCAACCGAAGTCTCCACGCCGAACCTACGGACACGGCCCGAGAGAGACGCATGCAGTGGCAATCGTAGTTCAGGCGGGCCGTGTGCGCAAGACGAGGGAGCAAAGTACAGGAGAGCATCAGAGAGAGACAGGGCGTACGCAATAGCAGTAGTATCCCATGGCATCGCGTCGGCTATTAGTGCCAACCAGGGCCGGTGCAACAGTCGATCCGTCACtcgctcgccgacgccggccggccaccaACTTCTTCACCAATAtgcccgcctcccctccgccttCGTCCTtgctctccttctctctcgcaTGCAGTCGCAGACCATGTCGATCGCAGCGCATCTCGCTGCCACCGCTGGGCACGCTCCAGTCGCTCGACCATGCATGCATCGACTCCCCGCTGCAAGCTGCTGCTGCGGCATTATACTGGACCAGTATCGCCGATTTTGTGCCGGCTGCTGAAAAGCGAAAAGGTGATCGATACATCGCCCGCGCTCGTCAGGCTCTCgcttatagccaatctaatagctcattcatacaatagttatatactacactattaatatatggtcccacctgtcatacgcacactgtgtcttagagtccgtgctatagctggctacaaatctatagtccgttgctcttctctctccttatttatctccttaaaatatgtttatagctggcttaaagcctgctattgtacctgcccttagctggctggctggcgcgattagagcaagtctaatagtatagccaactactggctccaattcatctatagctaatctaatagctcattcatacaatagctaCATACTACaatattaatacatggtcccacctgtcatacacactctGTGTCACCtagtctcacctgtcatacacactatgcgtcttggagtccgtgctttagctggctacaaatctgtagcctactgctctcctctcttcctatttatttttttaaaatatgtttgtagctagcttatagcctgctattgtacttgctcttacCATGCAGCCACCAACACACCAATGCTGCGACCAAGCATCATGTGAGTAATTTGTGCAGTTTTGCCTGCGTTGGCCGCTCGAATCAGCGGCAATCAGGGAGCGTCTGCGACTGCGACGACGACGCAAGACGCATGCAGCATCATGTGAGTAATTTGTGCGCAGTACGCTGTCTGCTCTCATTGCTATTGCCGTGGTACGGAATTGTCCACACGTTGTTGCATCCTCTTGTTTTTTTGCTTGCAATCTTGCATGGACATGCACCGCTCCTACCTCCTACGAAGCAGCAGCACAACTCTAATCCAGTTACTACAGTGGTATCAAGATTTTAGAACAAGCAACTGGGCTGGGCCAGGAGCCCATCTTGTCACTCCGTCTCTGCATATCTGCCTCTTCATGTACTGGTGAACTGAGCCTTTTCAGTTTCAGAACCTCCCTGTTCTTTTATGCTTAAATGGAATGATGGTGAACGCGTATACTTcttgatcttcttttttttttaaaaaaaatacaatatatgAATTCCAAATGatttaaattcatttttcaactttataatagttaattaattcaTTTGTACCAATGAATAATTATCACAATTCAGCTATTCAGGCATTTAGCGCATCCACTACACTGCGTACAAGATACACATGAAGTTCACAGTTACAATTTAGAAATGTTTTCCAATGATATGTATATCAAAACTTAAAAAGTCTAGCAGTGAATAGTTAACGCAGAATGTTCAGAAATGGTTTGCATCTGAAACAAACAACAGGCATGCAATTGGGCAACAGGAACAGTAAGATCTTACTCAGGTTTGACAAGCTGAGCTATGTGCACATGTGGTGTATCATAGGGACTTCACAAGAAAAAATGTGGAAACTCCACCAAATAGGTGCAGCATGAAAACCATCTACAGTTTGGATGTAAATGATTACAGCTTGTGAAAAGTAGATGGTCTGTTTGCTCTCAAACTGACCACGGAGGGAAAAAGATTCAAGCACTAGGAACAACATATTGACGAACAAAAAGGAAGTAAAATCTACAGGTGGCCATCAGTAAGGTGATTCATGGGTGCCAGAGAAACAGACTACAAGAGCACCTTTTCCTTCTTCTCAAGTATTGGAGGGTCAACCTCGATTCCCATATTAGCAGCAGTGCCCGCTATAATTCTCATGGCCGAGTCAATGCTCTTGCAGTTCAAATCTGGCAACTTCTCTTGAGCTATTGTACGTACTTGATCTGCTGTTACTTTTCCAACCTTCTCTCGCTGCGGTTCTTTTGAACCTTTCTCGATACCTAAGAATAAGGATTGGAGGTGAGAAATCATTTGCTTAAGTATCCAAAGCTCACAAAAGAGCTACATGAACAATAGAAAGGATAATCATAGATGTAACAAGGTCGGTTGTTTGTAAGCGATTGTACGCAGTCGTGTGCAATGCGTTCATCCTTGCTTTTAGTCTGCAGACATGCTTGAACTCGCAAACAGCACAGATATTTTGTGACTAACGAGTCCATACAACTTATTCATCTCTCTGATGTATTCATATTACAAACTTCCTCACCATATTCATGAAACAAGGGAAATGACAAACCAGAGTAAAAATACATATAATCGTAAGCAGAGCAAGTTGCATAAATATGTGTGCTTAATAACATCTAAAAACTTATTGGTTAACTTATTTTAATTGATCAACAATCCAATAGATACCATCTAGCGCTACTGATCATATACCAAACACAAACTAGAAATATGCAAGAGTGAAAAGCAGTAGtcatttgctatttttttaccTTGTTCTCGCTGTCCTATGGAAATGAAGaactaaaatatggaaaatGCACATC
Coding sequences:
- the LOC107277078 gene encoding transcription factor bHLH57 translates to MERMQLQGPIGSLWAAAAAADQAAASAGAGQMPFLALLHGAMEADGGGGGDGRKRHAAAAAFASCCPCPPVADLDLLESCVTQAAAPPVTAPATRAERRRKRPRPRPRAAPPPEKRKKPEEAENQRMTHIAVERNRRRLMNDHLASLRSLIPSNYIPRGDQATVVGGAIDYVKQLEQQLVALQAAAAERSGVGVVAAAATAASDGVFVSPQYTSYSEARGGSGVDVEATAAVGGHVRVRVAGRRWTGRLVRAVAAMEDLRLTVLHLAVTSVGHDAVVYCFNLKMEEGCEMATADEVATVVHQIFAYAGACC